The Sulfurihydrogenibium sp. DNA segment AGATAGTGTCCCAGTCAATCTCTTTTAAGTCTTCTACAGACATAACAGGCTTAAACTCTTTCAAATCTTTTGGAATGATAAACAGCAAAGATGCTGTCAGAACTGCAACCACGCTTTCAGGAAGCTTTTGATTTAAGAGTTTGCCGATGTTTTCAAAACCAAGTAATGTAAAAATCGACGGCAAAATCCATAAAAAAACAGTTAGCAGAAATACAAATCCAACTATTTTCTCTTCGTTTTTTATCTTTCCAAGCTGTGCCTTGTTAGATTGAATGATTTCAAGCAGTGCTTCTTTTGAGATACTAAACTCTCTTATGTTAAATCTTATGTATAAAAGCATAAACACGTAGATTGCAAAAGCTACAGGAAGTGCTTTTATAGACCAATCTAAAAAGCTTATTTCTATACCTTTCTCTTTTAAAAATCCAATGCTTACCAAGTTAGTTGGTGAGCCTACGATTGTACCAATTCCCCCGATAGATGCACTGTATGCAATACTGAGTAAGAATAACATAGCAAACTTTTTAAATCCTGGTTTTTTCTGGTCTTTCAGTAGATGAATAACTCCAAGGGCTATAGAAACCATTATAACAGTGGTGGCGGTATTACTTAGCCACATAGAAAGAAAAAAGGTTAGTAAAGAAAATCCAAGTACAAGCCTAAACGGACTTTTTAAAAAGAAGTCTTTTGATAAAAAGTATAATGCAACTCTCTTGTCAAGACCGTATTTATAAATTGCGTTAGCAATCAAAAAACTTCCTATCATTAAAAAGATAACAGGATTTGAAAAGCCTTCAAAAGCAGTTTTTACATTACTTGCTCCAAGAATGATGGATAAAACTATTCCAAATAGTCCTACTATCCCAAGGGGTGCAATTTCTGAAATCCAAAGTGCTATGCAGAATAAGAAAATGCCGATGGTTGTTTTTGCTTCATAAGATAGGTTTAAAAATGGATTAAAGATTGAAAAAACCAAAAGAAATATTGCTACGGCTATATAAACAAGCTTTTTGTTTACTTC contains these protein-coding regions:
- a CDS encoding SLC13 family permease, whose product is MRNEVNKKLVYIAVAIFLLVFSIFNPFLNLSYEAKTTIGIFLFCIALWISEIAPLGIVGLFGIVLSIILGASNVKTAFEGFSNPVIFLMIGSFLIANAIYKYGLDKRVALYFLSKDFFLKSPFRLVLGFSLLTFFLSMWLSNTATTVIMVSIALGVIHLLKDQKKPGFKKFAMLFLLSIAYSASIGGIGTIVGSPTNLVSIGFLKEKGIEISFLDWSIKALPVAFAIYVFMLLYIRFNIREFSISKEALLEIIQSNKAQLGKIKNEEKIVGFVFLLTVFLWILPSIFTLLGFENIGKLLNQKLPESVVAVLTASLLFIIPKDLKEFKPVMSVEDLKEIDWDTILLFASGISLGELITKSGLGKVLAETVKNAFSHEMILALLFVVIILAIILTEITSNTATAIVLTPIVISILESYNVNLINPVMSVAIAASLAFMLPISTPPNAIVYSTKHVDVKTMIKFGFLLDVIGSVIIYIFLILLNYAG